One genomic window of Cannabis sativa cultivar Pink pepper isolate KNU-18-1 chromosome 2, ASM2916894v1, whole genome shotgun sequence includes the following:
- the LOC115720632 gene encoding laccase-4 gives MEMFCWIRFLIVVVACLFPSSVECMVRHYKFNVVLKNSTKLCSTKPIVTVNGRFPGPTIYAREDDTVLVKVVNHVQYNLSIHWHGIRQIRTGWADGPAYITQCPIQPGQQYIYNYTLTGQRGTLWWHAHILWLRATVHGAIVILPKRGVPYPFPAPHKEKVIMLGEWWKSDVEAVINEALKSGLAPNVSDAHTINGQTGPISGCTSQGGFNLPVENNKRYLLRIINAALNEELFFKIAGHQVTVVEVDAVYTKPFKTDTIVIAPGQTTNVILHADRNAGKYLVAASPFMDAPAIVVDNKTATATLHYSGTLSSSRTILTSTPPRNATSVANNFTKSLRSLNSKKYPARVPLNIDHSLLFTVGLGINPCSTCINGSRVVADINNVTFVMPQIALLQAHVFNISGVFTDDFPGKPPVTYNFTGTQPNNFATTKGTKLYRLAYNSTIQLVLQDTGMLTPENHPVHLHGFNFFEVGRGTGNFNNKTDPKKFNLVDPVERNTVGVPSGGWVAIRFRADNPGVWFMHCHLEVHTTWGLKMAFVVDNGKGPSESVLPPPKDLPKC, from the exons ATGGAGATGTTTTGTTGGATTCGGTTCTTAATAGTGGTGGTGGCTTGTTTGTTTCCATCCTCGGTGGAATGCATGGTTCGACACTACAAGTTTAAC GTGGTGTTGAAGAACAGCACAAAATTGTGTTCTACTAAGCCCATTGTGACTGTCAACGGAAGGTTTCCTGGTCCAACTATATATGCAAGAGAAGACGACACCGTTTTGGTTAAGGTGGTCAACCACGTCCAATACAATCTCAGCATCCATTG gCATGGCATTAGACAAATTAGGACAGGGTGGGCTGATGGACCTGCATACATTACACAATGTCCAATTCAGCCAGGACAACAATACATATACAACTATACGCTCACAGGCCAAAGAGGCACTCTATGGTGGCATGCACACATTCTATGGCTTAGAGCCACTGTCCATGGAGCCATAGTCATCTTACCCAAACGTGGTGTCCCATATCCATTTCCCGCACCACATAAGGAAAAAGTTATTATGTTAg GTGAGTGGTGGAAATCAGATGTGGAAGCTGTGATTAATGAGGCTTTGAAATCTGGTTTGGCTCCAAATGTTTCTGATGCCCACACAATTAATGGCCAAACCGGCCCTATCTCAGGTTGCACCTCACAAGGAGGGTTTAACTTACCTGTAGAAAATAACAAGAGGTACTTGCTCAGAATTATCAATGCTGCGCTCAATGAGGAGCTCTTTTTCAAGATAGCCGGCCACCAAGTCACAGTGGTCGAAGTTGATGCTGTCTACACCAAACCCTTCAAAACTGACACCATTGTCATAGCCCCTGGTCAAACAACCAACGTCATTCTCCACGCCGACCGAAATGCTGGCAAGTATCTAGTCGCTGCATCTCCATTCATGGATGCTCCTGCGATCGTCGTCGATAACAAGACCGCCACCGCCACTTTGCATTACTCAGGAACCCTTTCTAGCTCTCGCACCATCCTCACCTCCACACCTCCAAGAAACGCCACATCAGTTGCTAATAATTTCACCAAATCCTTAAGGAGTCTTAACTCTAAGAAATACCCAGCTAGAGTTCCACTCAACATTGACCATTCTTTGTTATTCACTGTTGGACTCGGAATCAACCCTTGTTCCACATGCATCAATGGTAGTCGAGTGGTCGCGGATATCAACAATGTTACCTTTGTTATGCCCCAAATTGCTCTCCTTCAAGCTCATGTATTCAATATTAGCGGAGTTTTCACTGATGATTTTCCTGGAAAACCGCCTGTCACTTATAATTTCACTGGAACGCAGCCAAACAACTTTGCTACCACCAAGGGAACAAAGCTTTACAGACTTGCTTACAATTCTACAATTCAGCTAGTTTTGCAAGATACTGGGATGCTAACTCCTGAAAATCATCCAGTTCATCTGCATGGCTTTAATTTCTTTGAAGTTGGCAGAGGAACGGGAAATTTCAACAATAAAACAGATCCAAAGAAGTTCAATCTAGTTGACCCGGTTGAGAGAAATACTGTGGGCGTGCCTTCAGGTGGATGGGTTGCTATTAGATTTCGGGCTGATAATCCAG GTGTTTGGTTTATGCACTGTCACTTGGAAGTGCATACAACATGGGGACTAAAAATGGCATTTGTTGTGGACAATGGAAAAGGGCCCAGTGAATCTGTTCTACCACCACCTAAAGATCTTCCGAAGTGTTAG